A region of the Thiomicrorhabdus sp. genome:
AATTTTGGTTGTTTTAGCGTTACAAATCCAGTTGATATGACGGTTACGCATTTCTGATTCCATCAGACCTTTAGAATCACCAACACCACCTAAACCTAAGTGACCAATGTAAGGTTCTGCAGTTACAAACGTCATAGGAACTTGGCTACGAATTTTACGCTTACGTAAATCTGTTTCCATAATCATGGCAAATTCATAGGCTGGACCAAAACATGAAGCACCTTGAACTGCACCAATAATGATTGGGCCAGGATCTTTACAAAACTCTTCCCACTGCTCATAAGCTTCAACAGCGTGAGGCGTTGTACAAACAGAAACCGTGTTACCACCGTGGCTCTTAGGACCAAAACCTTCAACTTCTTCAAATGCAAGAGCAGGACCAGTAGCAAGGATTAAGTAGTCATAATCCATTACTGTGCCATCGTCTAGAGTGATATTATTATTTTCAGCATCTAAACCAACGCAAGTTTGGTGATAAAACTCAATACCTTTACGTGTTAAATATGGTTCTAGCTTAAAAGAGATATCTTCAGGCTTTCTCCACCCCACAGCTACCCATGGATTAGAAGGTACAAAGTTAAACTCTTCAATCGCACTAACGACTTTTACCGTGTGACCTTTATCTAAGTGCTTACGAATGTCGTAAGACATTGGTAAACCACCAGTACTGGAACCAACTACAACAACTGTTGCCATGTTCTTGCCTCGCATATGTTTTATTAGTTAAATTTAAACCATTTTTTGATTAAAAGGCTCTTCAATTGCCAACTCAAATCTTGATTTTAGAGGCAATATTGAACCAATTAAGTTATAAAAGAAAATAAAATTTATCAATGGCAAATCAATGTAATTAATAAGATGATAAAAAATCCAATGTTTAACATAGACTTATCGTTAAATATTTTTTACTTAACCCTTACTTATTTTTTATTATTAGACATTAATAACGCAGGCAAAACGGTCAAAATCAAAAAAGTTGCTAGAACAAGCGAAACTATTGTTAATAAACTTGCTTGAAAAACAGTGTCATTTTGACTAAACAATAAAGTTACCAGGCCTGCAAAAAGAACCCAAGAAGTTATCCAAATTGGACGCCCTACACTCGCCATAGCAAAAGTGACTGCTGACTGGGAATCTAAAAACATATATTGTTGTGCTCTTACGTATCTTGAAAAGAAATGAATACCATCATCGACAATCAAGCCAAGAGGAACCATCCACAGCAATAAAGCCCAACTACTTTCACCTGTTATTAAAATAAACAGAGAGACGGCTGCCAATAAAGCAAAAAAGTTGACCAAGACATTTATAAAAGCCAATTTAAGACTTTTCCAAAATAGCCAAAACAAACCAACAAAGACCCATAGAAGCCAGAAAATTTGATCGATTTCTTTTAAAATTTGCCAGTTAGACCAAATTAAACCTAATCCAACAACAACCCCAAAAACAATAATAAGCGATCTTATCTTTTGATTTTTTTGTAGCCACGTAGCAATGAAAGTTAAACCGTGTCTATCTGCCGGATTACCTACCCTAAATTCAAGTAACCAGTTAATAAGTATCATAGGCAACCAACTTAACGTCATTAGGTAACTTAACGTCACGCCAATCACAACCAACCAAGCTAGTGCTAAATAGCTATTATCAAACCAAGCAGCAAAAACAAAACCTAGTGCAGTGGTTAAATTCGAAAGGAAGATAGGAGTAGAGTTTAATTTTAACGCTTCTGCAACAGCATCATACTGAAACAACCCTCTTGCCATTTCTCTAAGCAAGG
Encoded here:
- a CDS encoding FAD/NAD(P)-binding oxidoreductase, coding for MATVVVVGSSTGGLPMSYDIRKHLDKGHTVKVVSAIEEFNFVPSNPWVAVGWRKPEDISFKLEPYLTRKGIEFYHQTCVGLDAENNNITLDDGTVMDYDYLILATGPALAFEEVEGFGPKSHGGNTVSVCTTPHAVEAYEQWEEFCKDPGPIIIGAVQGASCFGPAYEFAMIMETDLRKRKIRSQVPMTFVTAEPYIGHLGLGGVGDSKGLMESEMRNRHINWICNAKTTKIADGIMYVDEHNNQGEVINKHELPFKYSMMLPAFKGSRFLQELVDADPEKMGGPLVNPRGFVKVDKYSRNPTYHNIYSLGVGIAIPPVDAKCPVPCGTPKTGLMIESMVTAICHNIEANLEGKDPVEEPTWNTVCLADMGDSGAAFVALPQIPPRNLTWAKKGKWVHLAKIAFEKYFIRNMKSGNSEPIYQKYIMKMLGINRLKSDK
- a CDS encoding MMPL family transporter; translation: MAHNKTKLLFLWGVLSLFILSGIAFLDFTPIKNDLLLLFTSLFVMGLVVGYLLESVKVGLLQVGLSFYIVLMTFGALGWTGYQLTPESILGLVVLMTLLSSNLVHILSTLLREMARGLFQYDAVAEALKLNSTPIFLSNLTTALGFVFAAWFDNSYLALAWLVVIGVTLSYLMTLSWLPMILINWLLEFRVGNPADRHGLTFIATWLQKNQKIRSLIIVFGVVVGLGLIWSNWQILKEIDQIFWLLWVFVGLFWLFWKSLKLAFINVLVNFFALLAAVSLFILITGESSWALLLWMVPLGLIVDDGIHFFSRYVRAQQYMFLDSQSAVTFAMASVGRPIWITSWVLFAGLVTLLFSQNDTVFQASLLTIVSLVLATFLILTVLPALLMSNNKK